CACCACCTGCTCCTCGACCACATCGAGGCAGGCACGGTGTCGGAGCTGTACACGTACCAGGACTACCCGATCAAGCCGGGCGTGCAGTTCTCCGTGTCGTGCTTCGCGTCCCTCGGCTCCCTCTACCAGAGCCTCCCTGCGGGCCCCGGGATCCTGGTGCCCGATGAGGAGGAGCACTGGCACACGGTGCACCAGCCGCAGGTGCTGGACTCGCCGAACATCCTGATCGGGAACGCGGTCGTCTCGCACTTCACTTTCTTCCCCCAGCGGGCGATCGTCCTCGCCTCGGATGTTCTGGACCGCTACCGGGCCCTCGCCGAGAAGCTCTGACCTACGAGAGTTCGAGGGTTTCTCTATGAAACCCTCGAACCGGAGCCTCCGTGGTCAGGCGATGCGGGTGGCGCGGGCCCACGACCCCAACCCCATGCGGGTGTTCGTCGCGTTCGATACGGCCTGCGCCCACCGCAGCGTGCACGTCCCGCCGGTCGTCGTGATGACCGTGCCGGTCTCGATCGCGTGCAGCAGGTTCGTGTTCGCGTTCCGGTACCCGTAGGTCGCCGTCGTCGCGAAGCCGTGCACACCGAACCGGCCGTTGACGTCGTCACCCAGGTTGTGGGCTCCCCCGTCGCCCGCCGCAGTCGACGCCGGACCTGTCAGGGCCTTGAAGCCGGTCGCCCCGGACGGCACTGTCCAGTCCGTCGTCATCAGCCCGGTGGCCCCGGAGCCGACGAACAGATGAAACTCGACGATGTACACGGCGTTCGCCGCGAGGGTGAACGTCAGATCCGGGTCCGCCGTCAGCGTCGTCGTCGACCCACGGTCCGTCGACGCCGCCTTGTACACGTAGGCCGGCACGTTCCAGCCCGACACGGCGCCCGTCGCGGTCAGGTCCCCGCCGACGGTCAGTGTGTCGTCGGTGGTGAGGATGTTCGCTCCGCTGCGGTACAGGTTCGTGTCCCGGGTCGCCGCACCAGAGCCCCACTCGATCTTCCCGGACTGGTTCACGTTGAAGCGGGCCACAGAGTCCCCGGTCACCTGCACGTCCAGGGCGGTGCTGGTGCTGGACGGACGCTGCGACAGGAGCCTCGCGGGCACTGTGGTGGTGCCGCCGCTGCTGCTGATCGTGACGTTCGTAGCCGTCAGCGGATCCCGCCACGACCCCGACGCGGGGAGGGTCCCGTTGGACAGCAGGAAACGGCCGGTGTCGGTCTCGTAGATGTTCTGCCCCGAGTAGGGGGCGTTCGGTCGGGTCGACGACGTGCACACCGTCGTACCGACCTGCACGTCCAGCTTGTCGAGGTTGTTGTTCACGTCGGTGGTGACGTTGATGTTGTCGTTCGGGTCCGGCTTGTAGAGGCCAAGCCGTGTGGTGTTGGTGCCGGTCATGGCCCCTCCTACTTCGTGTACTTAACAGTGAGAACGGGCCTGTTCGACGAGCTGGCCCCGTCGAACCGTCCGTAGTAGACGGTGCTGCTCGACGGGCCCGGCCCCACCGCGATGCCAGTCGTGATCCCGACGGCGATCTCCCCGACCCACGAGATAGGTAGCGCGACGGTGCGCTTCCCCGGGCGCGGCCAGTTCGCGTACTGGAGCCGGTCCTGAGTGACGCGGGAGTTCGTCCACGTCGACGGGCGCGCCGAATAGTTGTGGGTGCCGAGGACCGCGGTCCCGCCGGTCGACTGGTACCAGTGGACGGCGTTCATCGTCAGCGTCACGGACTGCACCGTCGCCCCCGACACGTCGTCTGCGATCTGTGAGGCGTCGAAGCCGATCAGGCCACGCTGGTTGCCGTACGACGTGCCAGGAGCATCGCCCTGCGCGACGTACGCGGAGTAGAAGCTGTTGTAGGCGCCGCTGCTGCTGTACGACCCGGACCAGGTCGCCGGGTACGTCTTCGTGTACGTCTTCACCGGGGCGGTGCCGCCGCCCGTACCGGACTGTTCGACGGCCGTGTTCTGGATCAGCGGGCCCAAGTCCTCGAACGTGAGAGTGATCGGGTTGATCAACCCGCCCGTCGTCGACAGGAACGCTGTGCCGGTGCCTTCGACGCGGGCAAACGTCAGCAAGATGCGGTGCGTACCGGAGTGCAGGTTCGTGATCCCGACTGCTTTCGAGTCGTCACAAGAGAAGATCACCGACACGTGGCCGGAGTTCCGGGACGGGAACGAGTTGTCCGCGACGATCGGCAGCGAGCCACGCGCCAGCAGGTTGGAGTTGACGTCCGGGGAGATCGGCTCCGCGTCCCGGATACGCAACGCGAACACGTCCCCGACGTGGGTACCGGTCGCCTGGATGGTGGTGGTGCCGAGGCGGTACATGCGGCCGTCTTCGAGGGCGCAGTTCAGCTCCAGGACGGCCATCTCGTCGGCGCCGGTCGTCGCCGAGTCGTCCGTCGACTGGTAGGCGATGGCGAGGAGTCCCCGGGGGAAGCGGTTGAGGATCGTCGTCATCAGGTCGTCGCCGTCGATGACGACAGCGTCAGCGGACACGGTCTGCCCGGAGATGTTGCCGTCCTCGTCGATACCTGCGAGGGCAACGCCGTCTTCCTGGAAGGTGATGTAGTTCCCCGACACCTCGGGGTCGGACGACAGGTTGATGGTCTGGGCGCCGTCTTCGTCGTACGCCTGAAGCCCTTGGGCGTTCAGCTCCAGGCGCTGCCCGGTCTCTCCGGTCCGGATGGACGCGGACAGCAGCCAGTCGGCGGTAATCTCCCCTGCGGTGACTTTGGAGACGGACAGATCGGAGATGTGGGCGTCGTCGATCAGCTCGGCCGTCGCGGTCGCCGCGTCGGAGGCCGGGGACTTGTTGCCGTTGCGGTCGACGGCGACGACCTTCACATACCGTTCGTCGACCTCCTCGACGGGGAACGTGCCGACCACCGCGATCTGCGACCGGAGAGCTGCCCCGCACAGGAGCCGGCCGACGAGGGTCGTCTCGTCGGGGAAGTAGGTGGGGTTGTTGGAGACGTGGATTTCCAGGTGGTTGGTGTCGGCCTCCAGGTTGAAGGTGCCGCCCGTGCTGACGCCCAGCCGGTGGACGACCTGAATCGCGATCCTGGACCCGTCGACCTCGGGTGCGGCGGGGGTCGACGGGGGGATCGTGTCGCGGGGCGCGGTGAACGCCTGCGTCACCGACCACTGCGACTTGTTCGCCGGAGTCGCCCCGTCCACGGCCCGGATCTGGAACTCGTAGATCACCGACGGAGTCAGCTCCTGAAGGAGGAACTGGTCGGTGTCCCATCCGGCGTAGAAGGTGTGCCAATCCGTACTGGTGATCGGTGCGACGCGGGGCTGATCCCACGTGAACACTTCGTCCCACGTGCCCTGGGCGGCTTCCGTCCACGTCGCCGGATACGGGGCATCCACGTTGGGCCGCCACCGGATCTCGTAGTGGTCGCCGTCAACGATCGTCGACCCGTCCTGGTTGAGGGGCTCCGTCCAGGTGACAAGGATCTGCGCCTTCGTCTCCCCATCGGAGGACTCGTACACGTTCCCTGCAAACGTCCCAAACACCGGGGTTGCGGGGATGCTGGTGTCGCCGTTGACCCGGTCCCCCGGCGGGGTCGTCGTCGACGAGGTAAGGGACCGGTCGTAGCCTGCGACTTTCAGGCTCGTCTCCCCCACCGCATCGAAGTCCACGTAATCGGACAGGTCGATCCACGTGCCGTCGCCGTGCCGGTACGCCACGGTCGTGCCCTGCACGATCGGCCACGTCGTCTCCAGCACCCGCAGTTTCATCGGGTTCAACCGCTGACCCCGGAACACGATCTCGTTCGCGAGGTCGTACAGACCGGCGTCCGGGTCATAGGCCCAGATGTAATCCCCGGCCGACACGTCGCCAGCAATGTCGTACTCGGTCGTCGACAGGGTGAGTTCGTCGTTGGTGCCCTGGAAGCGGCCCAGCTGAAGCCTCGCCACGGTGGCGAGCTGGGAGGGTTCAGTGTCGGAGGAGTCGATGAGACGCGTGAAGACGACGGGCTGACCGAACGGGTCGAGGTAGGGGTTCGATGCGCCGATGTCGGCCTGGTCGACGACGGCGGTGGAGATGGCGTCGCCTTCGCCCTGCGACATTGCGATGGCGCGGGTCGTGTAGTCCTCCACGTCCCGCTTCGTGCCGAACTTTCCCGGCAGCGCCAGCAGGTCGAGGTCGTAGCCTGCATCCTTCGCGACGACGATCGTCTTCGGGACGGTGCCGTACAGGTCATCGACCCGCCCGGCGTCCACGGTGGCGTCCCCGTTGACTCGGTATTCCACCGGGTACGTCGGCGTGCCGTACAGGTCGCAGATCGTGTCCAACGCCTGCCGGGGTGTCTTCCACTGGATCGTGTACGCGGCCGTCCCGGGCACCGAGTAGATCGTCCCGGCTGTCACAGCATCGGGCAGGACCGCGTTCACGGCGTTCGCGAACGTCCCCGACGCCGCAGTGACGGCGTTCTCGATGATCGGCCCCTTGCCGTCCTCGTCGCCGAGCCACACCACCATCGACGACCCGGACAGAGTGACCGACCCGTCGGAGGCGTACTCCTTCTCCCGCAGCACCCCGGTGTAGCGGGCCGCAGTGAGGAGCGTGTCGCCGTACTGCACGGGGTCCAGACGCCCCGGCAGGATCACGAGCCGGCCGAACTCCAGCAGAGCGTCAAGGACATCCCGGGGTGTGCCTGGGGACAGGGTGACGTCCCACGCGCCGAGGATGTTTCCGATCTCGTTGACGCTCATCGCCGCACCCCGTAGATCCGCTCGGGCAGCGCCCCCAGGTACTGGTCCCGCAGCACCGGCGCCGTATCCCCTGCCGCTGCTGTACCGCCTCCGGCGACGGCACCGAGGAAGAAGTCCAGGCGGGTCGTCGCAGCCAGCGACAGCCCACCGGAGGCGTGCGGGGTGAAGTTGCTGGCGGAGCCGATGATGAACCGGTTCCCCGCCGCGTCGTTCCCGCTGGCCGTGACGTACTCGCCCGACGCGGGGGCCGTGTTGTTCTCCATCGTCGCGAGCCGCACCGTCAACGTGTCAGCAGTGCCCCGGTGGAGGTAGCCCTCCACGAACCGGGAACCCCGCCGCAAGGTCAGGTCCAGGTGCAGGCGTCCCGGGTTGAGGCTCTTCGTGAAGCGGACACAGACCGCCTCCGGCTCGTTGTGGAGGAGCGTCACCGCATCCCACGACGTCACCTCGGTTGAGGTGTCGGAGAACACCCTCCACAGCTTCGACCGCCACGCCCCGCCCGTGTACGCCTGCACGTCCAGGCTCGCGGAAGCCGACGGGACCACGTTCACGAGGCCGTTCGACAGCTGCCACACCGTGGTGGAGCACTCCTGATCCACACCGGTCAGCTCTGATCCGGCCGATCGGAACTGCACCCGGCCTCGCATGTAGTCCCCGGCTGCGCACCCCCAGCGCGGGGAGAACGTGGACGGGACCGCCCGGTACACGGTGATCGCCCCGTCCTCCCCGGTCCTCGTCATCGAGGTGGGGTTGGTGGAGCCCGTGTAGTAGCCGTAGTGGCCGATCGGCGGGGCATGCCACCGCTCCCCCGCAAGGTTGTACGGGTTGGAGCGGCGGGCCCCCGTCAGACGCGTCTGAAGGTCTGTCTCTCCCTGGGTGCCGAGGCGGGTCAGGGACAGCTTCCAGTCGGTCTTCACGGTCGTGCCGCCGGGCCACTCCGTGAGGTCCGCGCCGACGGACTCGACGGTGTAGTAGCCGTTGCATTCGGTCTTGTTGGTGAAGGTGACCGGGACGACGGTGCCCTCCAGGGCGAGGAGGCTGTCGTGCCGGGCCATGACCTGTGCCCGGGTGAGGTCGGTGGAGGCTTCCTGCCCGTCGACGGACAGCTTCCGGGAGTCCCCTCCGGATTCCTGGACGGAGAAGACTTCCCGTAGGGCGATCCGGCCCACGGTGATCGTGCCGAAGTCACTCATCGGTGCGCCCTCTCCTTCTTACGGATCTCTTCACGCATGTCATCGACGAGCCACTTCGCGGCCTGCTTCGCCTGCTCACGCGTCGGCGGGAACGTCGAGTTGAAGTGGACGTGGACTTCCATGGGGTCGCCCGTGTTCGCGAACCGTTCGATCGCCGACCACTGCTCGTTCGTCAGGATCGCCTCAGGCTTGCCGGTCTTGTTGACGGCGAGCGTCGACCCCGGGGGCAGCCAGCCGCCCGCGTCGTAGCCGCCCGGCCGGTTCAGCCCGGCCAGCGACCCGTACCGCTTGTTCGCATAGTTCAGGCCCGCGTGGATGTTCGCGTTCGGCTGGACCGACACCCCGTACTTCTTCGGGCCCGTGTTCCGGTGCGACCCGGCGTAGGCGTCGAACGTCCCCCGGATGACCTGCATCAACCCGACACTCGGGTGCCCGGCATGCCAGTTGGAATCCCACTTGTTGACGACGTTCGGGTCGCCGCCCGACTCCTGGTTCATGCGGCGCAGCACCGTGTCCTGCCAACCCGTGGACAGGCCCAGGTGCTTCAGCTCCTTGATAACGTGCGGACGCCACCTCGCGACGCCTGTGCCCTTCGCGGACCAGTCCCCGCCACTGGACTTGGCGGGCTTGTACCCGTACCAGTCGGTGAAGAGACTGCTGTTGTAGCCGCGTGCCCGAGGACCGACGAGGACACCGTCCCCGCCACGGGACTCCACATTGACCCCGCCGAGAGTTCCGGCCGTGTGGCCCTTGCCCCGGTTGGTGATACCGACCTGGAACGGCGACTTCAGGTGCCGCACCCACCCAGACGGGGCGCGCGCACCGGAGAACGAGAACGTCGACCAGATCCGACCGTTCGGGTTCTTCCCGTCGATTTTCTTCTGGATACCGCCCATGAACCCCGAGTTGTGCACGACGACGCCGTCTGCCACGAAGTTGTGTGCACCTGCTACTTCGAGGTCATAAGTGTCCTGGATACCTTCCTCCGTGACCTCCAGAACCTTGGCCACCGTGAAGTCGCTAGCGTCCAGCCACGCGGCCAGACCGGGGTTACGGCGGAAGACAACCTCGCCACGACCTACGCCCGGCCACACCGTGAAGGAGTGCAGCGGCCGAGCGTTCTTGACCTCGACGCCCTTGATGGTGATCGGCTTCGTCCTGTAGTTCGTGGTGATATTGGAGACAGGCTGGCCCAGCATCATGTGCATAGCTCGGACGTCTTCCAGCAGCTCCCGCGAGGCCGAGGCGTACGTTCGATCTCCATGCTTCGCCGGATCTGCCGGCCGGTGTCCGTCAGCAGCGCAGTAACCATCGAGGAACGCCTGTTGCAATGCTTCGTTCCACGCCCAGACAGCTGAAGGGACCCGCTTATTCGGGCCGGGAAGCCGCAACCCCATCGCCTCAAGCGTCTGAACGAGCGACACGCTCGATGCCACGACGCCATGCTTCTTAGAAGTAAAGCTGTTCACGCCGAGGGACCGGAAAATGCGCTGCGCTCGCACGCTGTTGTCGTTGTAAACGCAGATGCGGATGGTGTTGTTGGTCAAATAGCCGTCACCGACGAAGAGGCCCAGCAACCACGCCACGTCCTCCGTAACATCAGTACCGTCCGGCAACGTCGGCTGCTCGACCGAAACCGTGTCCATTGCGCGAGGCTGCACCAAGAGATCACCACGCTGGAGTTCGTCCAAGCGAGCCCACTCAACGTCGAACTTTGCGAGAGTTCGCTCACCGCGACTACCGCCAGTCACTGGGCGGGACGGTTCGACCTGCACGATGCGCATGAACGGGTGATTGGCCGACGCGACGACATTTCGATTCCTGGTACGCACCTTGAGCACTCGTTGCGTCTCGGATTGCCACGCCGCTGTCACCGTCTGCGGCGTGAGCCTTCCGTCGACGTAGGCATACACCTCGTCGCCCGCGCGGACATCTTGGATAGGGGTCGCCCCATTGGGTCCATAAATCCTCACAGTTCCAACAAGGCAGCAATCCCAGCTGGGATTCCCCGCGCCGCCCCACTGGTACGGCTTCCCTGCCTGCGTACGCGCCCACTTCAGCGCGGCAGCAACATCCCCGCCGCCGGAAGACTCCTCGTCCTTGCCCTTCAGCCACGACAGGATGCCCTTCCCGTACTTCTGCGGGACGGCCTTCATCATCTTGCCGAACCCCGTGGATGCGCCCGGGATCTTGTCCAGCAGACCGGTCACGATCTTCATACCGGCCTTGAAGAACGGCTCCAACGCACCGGCTGCGAGGTCGCCGGCCTTGTCCTTCATCCACCCGCCGACGGCCGAGGCCGCCCCGGTGACCTTGCCGATGCCGCCCTTGATGGCGCCGCCGACCTTCCCGAGGATGCCGCCCTCGTCCATCAACTGCGTCCCGGCCCGCTCGTACAGGCCCAGGGCGCGCTTGCGGTGCTTCGGGTCGGTGGGGATCACGTACTCGGGGTAGTTCGGGTTGCCCTCGCCGACGATCGCCGTCGGCGCGTTGAAGACGCCCGGCTCCGTACCGACGGTGCCACCAGCGGCGAGCTTCTTCACGCTGGGGAGCTTGTCCATGCCGACGAACCCGGCGACCTTGTCCCACAGGCCCTTGATGCCGGTCTTGTAGATCGGGTCGATGACGTAGTTGATGGGCTTCTTGACGACGCCCTGGACCTTTTCCCAGGTTTCCTTGATGCCGTCCTTCGCCGCGGTGAATGCCGTCTTCACCTTGTCCTTGAATTCGGTGACCTTGCTCAGCACCTTGCTCACCAGGTCGGTGGTCTTCGTACGGATCGCGGACCAGGCGTCCGACCAGGTCTTCGTGATGCTGTTCTTGACGTCGGTGAACTTGCCGCGCAGCGACGAGAATGAGTCCGTGACCTTCTTGCTGATCGCGGACCAGGCGTCGGACAGCTTCGTACGGATCGCA
This sequence is a window from Streptomyces ortus. Protein-coding genes within it:
- a CDS encoding phage tail tape measure protein, which encodes MAGFRIAEGYIEVTVDDSRVAPGIQQALQSARSSTSRDAQRLGQHIGQQINQGINDGTRDGASQAGQQGGQTFSRGFTASAGAALKGGVAGLAAAAGAVFVKGFGQALEQGNVTARLQAQLGATPKEAKKYGDVAGQLYTHGITDTFEEGAAAIKAVMQQGLVPAGATNAQIQSIAGKVTDLSKTFDMDLGGATNAVSQMMKTGLAKNAQEALDIMTRGAQTGADKAGDLADTFNEYGTQFRKVGLDGKTAMGLLSQGLQAGARDADIVADSIKEFSIRAVDGSKTTVAGFQALGLNADDMASRIAKGGKSASQGLDLTLDRLRGIKDPAERSRIAVQLFGTQAEDMGDALYALDPSKAVKTLGDVGGAAEKMGKTLHSGPSHQITVFKRTLEQGVVNFIGGTVLPALMSFGSWLKNTFGPFFTTAKTAVAGFFNQIGGKDTAINGAKSALSGLGSTVRDAVNPVFQAAVRIWRNDLQPAVAKLAATFRSDMMPALNKMWGIVKNDVLPAFLALWSGLQQALLPIMGKIASIMIGTVYPAIMKIYRSIADTLKPIFAALAKTICEDIAPRLKEFGGKLSELVGKMQPVISVVSTVITWLVKLAGKILATVIPPLIRLTGKVLVGLIDIIIKVIGKITDVIGWFVKFGTGVVNAVKKIKSGFDDMWSKVKSVFSSVTKKVSEVKSWLSAKFTDIKNAITARWSDAWNAITKKVVDFFVWHAKKITDSWAWLRKKFTDVKNAITKTWSDAWSAIRSKLTDMWSLISKKVTEAFAWLRKKFTDLKHAITKTWSDAWGAIRTKLSDAWSAISKKVTDSFSSLRGKFTDVKNSITKTWSDAWSAIRTKTTDLVSKVLSKVTEFKDKVKTAFTAAKDGIKETWEKVQGVVKKPINYVIDPIYKTGIKGLWDKVAGFVGMDKLPSVKKLAAGGTVGTEPGVFNAPTAIVGEGNPNYPEYVIPTDPKHRKRALGLYERAGTQLMDEGGILGKVGGAIKGGIGKVTGAASAVGGWMKDKAGDLAAGALEPFFKAGMKIVTGLLDKIPGASTGFGKMMKAVPQKYGKGILSWLKGKDEESSGGGDVAAALKWARTQAGKPYQWGGAGNPSWDCCLVGTVRIYGPNGATPIQDVRAGDEVYAYVDGRLTPQTVTAAWQSETQRVLKVRTRNRNVVASANHPFMRIVQVEPSRPVTGGSRGERTLAKFDVEWARLDELQRGDLLVQPRAMDTVSVEQPTLPDGTDVTEDVAWLLGLFVGDGYLTNNTIRICVYNDNSVRAQRIFRSLGVNSFTSKKHGVVASSVSLVQTLEAMGLRLPGPNKRVPSAVWAWNEALQQAFLDGYCAADGHRPADPAKHGDRTYASASRELLEDVRAMHMMLGQPVSNITTNYRTKPITIKGVEVKNARPLHSFTVWPGVGRGEVVFRRNPGLAAWLDASDFTVAKVLEVTEEGIQDTYDLEVAGAHNFVADGVVVHNSGFMGGIQKKIDGKNPNGRIWSTFSFSGARAPSGWVRHLKSPFQVGITNRGKGHTAGTLGGVNVESRGGDGVLVGPRARGYNSSLFTDWYGYKPAKSSGGDWSAKGTGVARWRPHVIKELKHLGLSTGWQDTVLRRMNQESGGDPNVVNKWDSNWHAGHPSVGLMQVIRGTFDAYAGSHRNTGPKKYGVSVQPNANIHAGLNYANKRYGSLAGLNRPGGYDAGGWLPPGSTLAVNKTGKPEAILTNEQWSAIERFANTGDPMEVHVHFNSTFPPTREQAKQAAKWLVDDMREEIRKKERAHR